From Vibrio aerogenes, a single genomic window includes:
- the flgE gene encoding flagellar hook protein FlgE translates to MSYVSLSGLSAAQLDLNTTSNNIANANTFGFKESRAEFGDVYSNSLFTNAKTTPGGGVQANKVAQQFHEGSSIYTNNPMDLRISGTGFFAVAKERLIPQQNELTRNGAFHLNKDNYLVTSNDEFLLGYQVNKDTGNVTSYEAQPLNIPAQFGKPKQTANVEVGVNLPADAPLKDPALFDIEDPETYNRSTSSTVYDSMGQSYKMTTYYLKDQTQPNTWQVYYTMTDGEGEKPINIAGGDATAPSGQTGHTIRFNNDGTLASINGGQDVVSEPIGAGANPVNMNGADPTQSISFGLNASTQFAAPFELTKFDEDGATTGFLTKVDVNEEGSILGTYSNGENITLGRVALVRVANEQGLDKKGGTQWDSTTASGDKIWGESNKGSFGTVNSGTLEQSNIDMTQELVDLISAQRNFQANSRALEVHNQTQQTILQIR, encoded by the coding sequence ATGTCATATGTATCATTAAGTGGTTTGTCTGCAGCGCAGCTTGATTTGAATACAACCAGTAATAATATTGCGAACGCAAATACATTCGGGTTTAAAGAATCTCGTGCTGAGTTTGGAGACGTATACTCTAACTCTTTGTTCACAAATGCTAAAACAACACCTGGTGGTGGTGTTCAGGCAAACAAAGTTGCTCAGCAATTCCATGAAGGTTCAAGTATTTATACGAACAACCCAATGGATTTGCGTATATCAGGAACTGGTTTTTTTGCGGTCGCTAAAGAACGTTTGATTCCGCAGCAGAATGAACTGACCCGTAATGGCGCATTTCATTTGAACAAGGATAACTATCTGGTTACATCAAATGATGAATTTCTGCTGGGTTATCAGGTCAATAAAGATACGGGCAATGTGACTTCTTATGAAGCTCAGCCTCTGAATATTCCGGCACAATTTGGTAAGCCGAAGCAGACTGCTAATGTTGAAGTCGGAGTGAATTTGCCGGCAGATGCACCGCTTAAGGATCCTGCATTATTTGATATTGAAGATCCGGAAACTTATAACCGATCAACATCGTCAACTGTTTATGATTCGATGGGGCAGTCGTACAAGATGACGACTTATTACCTGAAAGATCAAACTCAGCCGAATACATGGCAGGTTTATTATACGATGACTGATGGCGAAGGCGAAAAGCCAATCAATATTGCAGGCGGTGATGCGACTGCGCCATCAGGTCAGACTGGTCATACGATTCGGTTTAATAATGATGGTACACTGGCGAGTATTAATGGGGGACAGGATGTTGTTTCCGAACCCATCGGTGCAGGTGCAAATCCAGTGAACATGAATGGCGCTGATCCGACTCAGTCAATCTCTTTCGGCCTGAATGCATCGACTCAGTTCGCTGCACCGTTTGAATTGACGAAATTTGATGAAGATGGCGCAACAACCGGGTTCCTGACCAAAGTTGATGTGAATGAAGAAGGCAGTATTCTGGGCACCTATTCTAACGGTGAAAATATTACTTTAGGCCGTGTTGCTCTGGTTCGGGTTGCCAACGAGCAGGGACTGGATAAAAAGGGTGGAACTCAGTGGGATTCAACCACAGCTTCCGGTGATAAAATCTGGGGTGAATCGAATAAAGGGTCTTTTGGTACAGTGAATAGCGGTACCTTAGAGCAATCGAATATCGATATGACTCAGGAGCTGGTTGATTTAATCTCAGCTCAGCGGAATTTCCAGGCGAACTCTCGTGCACTGGAAGTTCATAACCAGACGCAACAGACAATTCTGCAGATTCGTTAA
- the flgD gene encoding flagellar hook assembly protein FlgD, which translates to MAGVDNVGQNGLSYVDQLKKLQEQKKPDEVTGKQDLKQEDFLSLLTKQLSQQDPFKPVSNDQMIAQMASFATVDGIGKMNSQFENLNSSMTSNQALQASSLVGRDVLVPGATGVKKDAGSMAAMVKLPQSIDNLIVRVENEVGQLVRTFDVGAKPVGDSRVEWDGKDQNGNALPAGKYKIKASGLMDGKNNEFEVSTYANVNSVLLGKGDGNVLLNLAGFESPVRLAEVLEVGKA; encoded by the coding sequence ATGGCTGGAGTTGATAATGTTGGTCAAAATGGCTTGTCCTATGTTGACCAGTTAAAAAAACTTCAGGAACAGAAGAAACCTGATGAGGTGACTGGTAAACAGGACCTCAAGCAGGAAGACTTCTTATCCTTGCTGACAAAGCAATTATCACAGCAGGATCCGTTTAAGCCTGTCAGTAATGATCAAATGATCGCTCAGATGGCGTCATTTGCGACCGTTGATGGCATTGGGAAAATGAACTCTCAGTTTGAGAATCTCAATTCCTCTATGACATCAAACCAGGCTTTGCAGGCATCATCCTTAGTTGGAAGAGATGTGTTAGTTCCTGGAGCGACTGGCGTTAAAAAAGATGCTGGAAGTATGGCCGCGATGGTGAAGCTTCCTCAATCTATCGATAACTTAATCGTACGGGTTGAAAACGAAGTAGGGCAACTGGTTCGTACTTTTGATGTCGGCGCTAAGCCAGTTGGAGATTCCCGTGTTGAGTGGGATGGCAAAGATCAAAATGGCAATGCTTTGCCGGCTGGTAAATATAAGATTAAAGCTTCGGGCCTGATGGATGGCAAAAATAACGAGTTTGAAGTTTCAACGTACGCGAACGTCAATAGTGTCCTCTTAGGCAAAGGCGATGGGAATGTACTGCTTAACCTGGCTGGTTTTGAATCACCAGTTCGGCTCGCTGAAGTACTGGAAGTTGGTAAGGCGTAG
- the flgC gene encoding flagellar basal body rod protein FlgC, with the protein MSLFNVFNVTGSAMSAESVRLNTTSSNLANADSVSSSAKDTYKARHPVFAAELDHAKTKNDYTVPVKILGIVESDKPLTAEYNPDHPLANDEGYIYKPNVNVMEEMANMISASRAYQTNVQLADASKQMLLRTLQMGQ; encoded by the coding sequence ATGAGTTTATTTAATGTCTTTAACGTAACAGGTTCTGCAATGAGCGCTGAGTCTGTTCGTCTGAATACGACCTCGAGTAACCTGGCAAATGCTGATAGTGTCAGTAGTTCTGCAAAGGATACATACAAAGCTCGTCATCCGGTTTTTGCCGCAGAGCTTGATCACGCTAAGACTAAAAACGATTACACGGTTCCGGTAAAAATACTGGGCATAGTCGAGAGTGACAAGCCACTTACAGCTGAATATAACCCGGATCATCCCTTAGCGAATGATGAAGGTTATATTTATAAGCCGAATGTTAATGTGATGGAAGAAATGGCGAACATGATTTCGGCCTCACGCGCATATCAGACTAATGTTCAACTGGCAGATGCAAGTAAGCAGATGCTGCTGAGAACATTACAGATGGGTCAATAG
- the flgB gene encoding flagellar basal body rod protein FlgB, which yields MAISFNNALGIHQYTVGVRERNAEMISSNIAQANTPGYKAKGLDFKTALQAASSGADIHLSRTDGRHIPASRAIIGETLYRIPTQPDTGDGNTVDVDLERNLFMQNQIRHQASLDFLGGKFKSMTKAIKGE from the coding sequence ATGGCAATCTCATTCAATAATGCATTAGGTATTCATCAGTATACTGTTGGTGTACGGGAGCGTAATGCTGAAATGATATCCAGTAACATTGCACAAGCTAATACGCCGGGATACAAAGCGAAAGGGCTGGACTTCAAGACGGCATTACAAGCAGCAAGTTCTGGTGCAGATATTCATTTATCAAGAACAGATGGGCGGCATATTCCTGCCTCCAGGGCAATCATAGGGGAAACTCTTTACCGCATTCCGACACAGCCTGATACTGGTGATGGCAATACTGTCGATGTTGATTTAGAAAGAAACCTCTTTATGCAAAACCAGATTCGTCATCAGGCTTCACTTGATTTTCTTGGTGGCAAATTTAAAAGTATGACAAAAGCAATTAAAGGGGAGTAG
- a CDS encoding CheR family methyltransferase, which produces MTAITISEQEYKDFCRFLESQCGIVLGDSKQYLVRSRLSPLVTKYGLASLSALLRDVVKGMNRELRVAAVDAMTTNETLWFRDNYPFTVLSDKLLPEIAAKKRPIKIWSAASSSGQEPYSIAMTILETQQKKPGMLPNCSVVATDISSTMLDMCRMGSYDNLALGRGLSLERRRSFFEDAGDGRMKVKDNVKRLVNFRPQNLMESYALLGKFDIIFCRNVLIYFSADMKSKVLNQMANSLNPGGYLLLGASESLTGLTDRFEMVRCNPGIIYKLK; this is translated from the coding sequence ATGACTGCGATAACGATCAGCGAACAAGAATATAAAGATTTTTGTCGCTTCTTAGAGTCTCAATGTGGGATTGTACTCGGAGACAGCAAACAGTATTTGGTTAGAAGTCGGTTAAGTCCTTTGGTAACAAAGTATGGCTTAGCTTCGTTGTCTGCATTGCTTCGGGATGTTGTTAAAGGGATGAATCGTGAGCTTCGTGTTGCGGCCGTTGATGCGATGACAACCAATGAGACGTTGTGGTTTCGTGACAATTATCCATTCACGGTGCTGTCAGATAAACTGCTGCCTGAGATTGCTGCCAAAAAACGTCCGATTAAAATTTGGTCAGCTGCCAGTTCGTCCGGACAGGAACCGTATTCTATTGCGATGACGATTCTGGAAACGCAGCAGAAAAAACCGGGTATGCTTCCTAATTGCTCTGTTGTTGCTACTGATATCTCATCAACCATGTTAGATATGTGCCGGATGGGAAGTTATGACAATCTTGCATTAGGCCGGGGGCTATCGCTGGAACGTCGCCGGAGTTTTTTTGAAGATGCAGGTGATGGCCGGATGAAAGTCAAAGATAATGTAAAGCGCCTGGTCAACTTCAGGCCCCAGAACCTGATGGAAAGTTATGCTTTATTAGGAAAGTTTGACATTATCTTTTGCCGTAACGTTTTGATTTATTTTTCTGCGGACATGAAATCGAAAGTTTTAAATCAGATGGCAAATAGTTTAAATCCTGGCGGTTATTTATTGCTTGGTGCTTCTGAATCCTTAACCGGGCTGACTGATCGTTTTGAGATGGTCCGGTGTAACCCTGGTATTATATACAAGCTTAAATAA
- a CDS encoding chemotaxis protein CheV: protein MSGILDTVNQRTQLVGQNRLELLTFRLNGRQRYGINVFKVKEVLQCPKLTEMPNLHRLVKGVAHIRGQTVSVIDLSLAIGGRATTDIEKSFVVIAEFNRSIQAFLVSSVERIVNMRWEEILPPPEGAGKANYLTAVTNIDNELVEVIDVEKILAEIAPVDETMDESISEEITKAEEKKEFIRRVLIADDSTVARKQVQRAVESIGFEVIAVIDGKQAYEKLVELAEDGGIFNHISLVISDIEMPEMDGYTLTAEIRRNPQLKDLYVILHSSLSGVFNQAMVERVGANAFIAKFNPDELGNAVKAALVDVD, encoded by the coding sequence ATGTCGGGTATTCTGGATACTGTGAATCAGCGTACACAACTTGTCGGCCAGAATCGACTGGAGTTGCTGACTTTCCGGTTAAATGGTCGCCAGCGTTACGGTATCAATGTCTTTAAAGTAAAAGAAGTTTTGCAGTGTCCGAAGTTAACTGAAATGCCAAATTTGCATCGTCTGGTAAAAGGTGTTGCTCACATTCGGGGACAAACAGTATCTGTTATTGATTTAAGCCTTGCCATTGGTGGCAGAGCGACGACTGACATAGAAAAGAGTTTTGTTGTTATTGCTGAATTTAACCGGTCAATACAAGCTTTTTTAGTCAGTTCCGTTGAAAGAATCGTCAATATGCGCTGGGAGGAAATTTTACCGCCTCCGGAAGGTGCGGGAAAAGCTAACTACTTAACTGCAGTGACAAATATTGATAATGAGTTAGTAGAAGTGATTGACGTTGAAAAAATTCTGGCTGAAATTGCACCTGTAGATGAAACGATGGATGAGTCCATCAGTGAAGAAATCACAAAAGCAGAAGAGAAGAAAGAATTTATCCGGCGAGTCTTAATTGCAGATGATTCCACAGTAGCCCGAAAACAGGTGCAAAGGGCAGTTGAGTCAATTGGTTTTGAAGTGATAGCTGTCATCGATGGTAAGCAGGCTTACGAAAAACTGGTTGAACTGGCAGAAGATGGCGGGATATTTAATCACATCTCATTGGTTATTTCTGATATCGAAATGCCTGAGATGGATGGTTATACACTGACTGCCGAAATTCGTCGGAACCCTCAGCTCAAAGATCTTTATGTAATACTTCACTCATCATTGAGTGGCGTATTTAATCAGGCTATGGTAGAAAGGGTAGGCGCGAATGCATTTATCGCGAAATTTAATCCTGACGAACTTGGTAATGCGGTAAAAGCTGCACTGGTAGACGTAGACTAA
- the flgA gene encoding flagellar basal body P-ring formation chaperone FlgA yields the protein MSHPFPLPVTKCRAFFKLFYSFIVFLSLFFNVFAEAATQEQIAHIRKTAENYALQKLEFPAGGKIAATAAPLDNRIQASDCPTGLNAFSSSKRGSASNITVLVECKAENWRVYVPVRLKIKIPAVTANHPLSRGQIITQQDVSVSMVDLLRFRQQGFSSINQVIGAKVKRNVTLNDMINNHDICIVCRNDKVVIKAVKNGLTITTHGIALSDGIQGEQIKVKNNKSKRVIDAKVSGINEVTVHF from the coding sequence ATTTCACATCCATTCCCTCTGCCTGTTACTAAGTGTAGAGCTTTCTTCAAACTTTTTTATAGCTTTATCGTATTTTTATCACTTTTCTTTAACGTTTTTGCTGAAGCAGCAACGCAGGAGCAAATCGCTCATATCCGGAAAACAGCAGAAAATTATGCACTTCAAAAACTGGAATTTCCTGCCGGAGGTAAAATAGCCGCGACTGCAGCCCCTCTTGATAATCGGATACAGGCCTCCGATTGTCCAACAGGATTAAATGCATTTTCATCCTCTAAAAGAGGTTCTGCTAGCAACATCACTGTTCTTGTTGAGTGTAAAGCCGAAAACTGGCGGGTATATGTACCCGTTCGCCTGAAAATTAAAATTCCGGCAGTCACTGCCAATCATCCTTTGAGCCGGGGACAAATCATTACTCAACAAGACGTTAGTGTTAGCATGGTAGATCTGCTTCGCTTCAGACAGCAAGGTTTTTCGTCAATAAATCAAGTTATAGGCGCAAAAGTTAAAAGAAATGTTACTTTAAATGATATGATTAACAATCATGATATTTGCATTGTCTGCCGGAATGATAAGGTTGTGATTAAAGCGGTAAAAAATGGCCTGACCATTACCACACACGGCATTGCACTCTCTGATGGAATTCAGGGAGAACAAATCAAAGTAAAAAACAATAAATCCAAACGGGTTATTGATGCAAAGGTATCAGGAATTAACGAAGTGACGGTACATTTTTAA
- the flgM gene encoding flagellar biosynthesis anti-sigma factor FlgM — protein sequence MASIDNIRSGQSLANTSRSTQRAETNASESKTETTRQNVASDKDAVSLSTQGKALGDIHNKLSSSPAFDNAKVQAIKDAIANGSYKVDAEKLADNMIKFEKELGSA from the coding sequence ATGGCAAGCATTGATAACATTCGTTCTGGCCAGTCTCTGGCAAATACCAGTCGAAGCACGCAACGCGCGGAAACCAATGCATCTGAATCAAAAACTGAAACAACGAGGCAAAATGTTGCCTCTGATAAAGATGCTGTTTCTCTAAGTACGCAAGGAAAAGCACTTGGAGATATCCATAACAAATTATCGTCGTCACCTGCATTTGATAATGCAAAAGTCCAGGCAATTAAAGATGCAATTGCTAATGGTTCTTACAAAGTTGACGCAGAAAAACTCGCAGATAATATGATCAAGTTTGAAAAAGAACTTGGTAGTGCTTAA
- a CDS encoding flagella synthesis protein FlgN, producing MAILKDLLEFQFTNAQSLSELLDQEKIVIAKRTSSEIEAIAKQKITLINQLNDTDQRIANHPDLPGLQQDESLTELVEQTKVLIAECQQVNMVNGEALKRAQLSFNKLNNLMQQSQGKIGMTYTSEGQTRSISTLGTNIKA from the coding sequence ATGGCAATCTTAAAAGATTTACTCGAATTTCAGTTCACGAATGCACAATCATTATCTGAACTTTTAGATCAGGAAAAGATTGTCATTGCTAAACGTACATCGTCAGAAATTGAAGCGATTGCAAAGCAAAAAATTACGCTGATCAATCAGTTAAATGACACAGACCAGAGAATTGCAAATCATCCTGACTTGCCGGGCCTGCAACAGGATGAATCGCTGACAGAACTTGTCGAACAAACAAAAGTTCTGATTGCTGAGTGTCAACAGGTCAATATGGTCAATGGCGAAGCACTGAAACGAGCACAACTTAGTTTTAATAAACTAAATAATCTAATGCAACAAAGTCAGGGAAAAATCGGGATGACATATACTTCCGAAGGGCAAACCCGTTCCATATCAACATTGGGGACAAACATTAAAGCCTGA
- the flgP gene encoding flagellar assembly lipoprotein FlgP, with product MKFLLVSITALFLMACQPLQTLNKDNWLTAVGYASISEQKGRTLKEKQVRAMRASKIDAYRELAEQVYGMRVSGRAELSDQRLGTEATSGAVDGVIRGAEVVRSYKVGDSYVTELRLNVNKMEQMRDYGEVQQVPDKRQQTLF from the coding sequence ATGAAATTTTTGTTAGTATCAATAACAGCATTATTTCTGATGGCCTGCCAGCCTTTGCAAACGCTTAATAAAGATAACTGGCTGACGGCTGTTGGATATGCATCTATCAGTGAACAAAAAGGACGAACTCTGAAAGAAAAACAAGTCCGGGCGATGCGTGCTTCTAAGATTGATGCTTACCGTGAACTGGCTGAACAAGTTTATGGGATGAGGGTGAGTGGTCGCGCTGAATTATCCGATCAGCGGCTGGGTACGGAAGCAACTTCTGGTGCCGTTGATGGTGTTATTCGCGGGGCTGAAGTTGTTCGTAGCTATAAAGTCGGTGATAGCTATGTGACCGAGCTTCGCTTGAATGTCAATAAAATGGAGCAGATGAGAGATTACGGTGAAGTTCAGCAAGTACCAGATAAGCGCCAGCAAACGCTTTTCTGA
- a CDS encoding FlgO family outer membrane protein: MKRWLIMVFVLSLTACSYAPIYNGKDSYSGSQFMLMESPRHTLDFFVESMTEDLIKSNTSMTARTPIAVTSFVDLQNMDATNWLGNSVTEGFIHQLQQRGFKVVDFKTTGSIKVTQQGDFAFSRDWKNLAEKQAIQYVLTGTMLRQEGGVIVNARVVGMQSRIVVATAQGFLPADRIGRDLDTLNTMRTQDGVLIRSDPTITQPYTVILRP; the protein is encoded by the coding sequence ATGAAAAGATGGCTAATAATGGTTTTTGTGTTGTCTCTGACAGCATGTTCCTATGCCCCTATATACAATGGTAAAGATTCCTATAGCGGATCTCAGTTTATGTTAATGGAAAGTCCGCGTCATACATTAGACTTTTTTGTGGAGAGTATGACGGAGGACCTGATCAAGTCCAATACGAGTATGACCGCAAGAACACCGATTGCTGTTACCTCTTTTGTGGACCTGCAGAATATGGATGCAACGAACTGGCTTGGTAATTCTGTAACGGAAGGTTTTATCCATCAGTTACAGCAGCGAGGGTTTAAGGTTGTTGACTTCAAAACAACAGGTTCAATTAAGGTGACACAACAGGGTGATTTTGCATTCAGCCGGGATTGGAAAAATCTGGCTGAGAAGCAAGCCATTCAATATGTTCTGACCGGCACGATGCTACGTCAGGAAGGTGGTGTTATCGTCAATGCCAGAGTTGTTGGTATGCAATCCCGCATTGTTGTTGCAACAGCGCAGGGCTTCTTACCGGCTGACAGAATTGGACGTGATTTAGATACGTTGAATACAATGCGTACTCAGGATGGGGTGTTGATCCGCTCTGATCCGACGATCACACAGCCTTATACTGTCATATTGCGCCCTTAG
- a CDS encoding flagellar assembly protein FlgT has protein sequence MKKFLTIFILILTVMAEAPSAMAAWYEVTGTSYVVSSQKKASVQALEDAIYQAVSFSGADIGSISPLFPLLDSDKSEFQFTNHEIRYILVEKREIKNNVMYVHAKIDIYPSATTCHMNEYKKTFLISNIDLESPQQAVMGQIYDLGDDFARVIDKQLSQESHSFVSVGTTNYVIDKNHPSRIKMIAEDKGAQYIIGGKITDVTATISSSAGKEVINREFALEMHIFDGKTGNEVYKQNYREIAQWPFPKTSQIDTRSARFWASAYGEMLLRLSRKIMLDLESEFSCKITLPEVVAKFGNKITMNLGRLHGVKTGDKLQLWHTGSFIDQHGIPRNKVTKSNITLTVSRIYEKEAELTIDQDELADSIQIGDVMQKQN, from the coding sequence ATGAAAAAATTTCTAACTATTTTTATACTCATACTTACCGTGATGGCTGAAGCCCCTTCGGCCATGGCTGCCTGGTATGAAGTAACAGGGACTTCTTATGTCGTCTCATCTCAGAAGAAGGCGAGTGTTCAGGCGCTTGAAGACGCTATCTATCAGGCTGTGAGCTTTTCCGGAGCAGATATTGGCAGTATCAGTCCGCTATTTCCTCTGCTCGATTCAGATAAATCTGAGTTCCAGTTTACGAATCATGAAATTCGCTACATTCTTGTCGAGAAAAGAGAAATTAAAAATAATGTCATGTATGTCCATGCCAAAATTGATATTTATCCATCGGCAACAACTTGCCACATGAATGAATATAAGAAGACTTTTCTCATCAGTAACATTGATCTGGAATCTCCTCAACAAGCTGTTATGGGACAAATCTATGATCTTGGTGATGACTTCGCCCGGGTTATCGATAAGCAACTTTCCCAGGAATCACACAGCTTTGTTTCTGTCGGAACAACCAATTATGTCATCGACAAAAACCATCCGTCCCGGATTAAGATGATTGCCGAAGACAAAGGTGCGCAATATATTATTGGTGGAAAAATTACGGATGTAACTGCAACCATTTCTTCCAGTGCAGGTAAAGAAGTGATTAACCGGGAATTTGCTCTTGAAATGCATATTTTCGATGGTAAAACAGGCAACGAAGTTTATAAACAAAACTACCGCGAAATCGCACAGTGGCCTTTTCCTAAAACCAGTCAGATTGATACGCGAAGTGCCAGATTCTGGGCATCAGCTTATGGTGAAATGCTGCTTCGTCTGAGCCGGAAAATCATGCTGGATTTGGAGTCTGAATTTTCCTGCAAGATTACTCTGCCGGAAGTGGTGGCTAAATTTGGTAATAAAATCACGATGAATCTTGGCCGCCTGCACGGCGTTAAAACCGGCGATAAATTACAGCTTTGGCATACAGGTTCATTTATTGATCAGCATGGTATCCCCCGGAACAAAGTGACAAAGAGCAATATCACTCTGACAGTAAGCCGGATTTACGAAAAAGAAGCTGAACTCACGATAGATCAGGACGAATTAGCAGACAGCATTCAGATTGGTGATGTCATGCAAAAACAAAATTAA